In a single window of the Arachis hypogaea cultivar Tifrunner chromosome 6, arahy.Tifrunner.gnm2.J5K5, whole genome shotgun sequence genome:
- the LOC112757827 gene encoding uncharacterized protein encodes MRTIVWNCRDLERSLTIHTLKGICKSHSPEIVFISETKNQSRQVEAKFRVCGYENWHIVNPAGVAGGLVLAWKDSISVQIISSGEFFVAAEIKEVGSSEVWAFIGVHLSCSEQIRSLQFEELITMSQHMEEKVVIAGDFNAITSQAEKEGGGQKSATTIATFTNFIDSNELVDIGMVGHPFTWTNRRQGEDLVKERLDHYLVGMEWKMKFPNAVVHRLTESGSDHAPILMETEPQSWHSKRRFKYQERWCGEEDVKRIVSEKTHKANSRKEIEDLQAKLEELRVAGINGGEEVTSLEEKLELDAKEQNLEISGRDNEIASKPEDIAKVAEEYFCDIFTSSCSADPNPYLEDLESKVTASMNRRLQRPVTMDEVKRATFSVHAQGAPGDDGFTAKFFHFFWDIVGGDVFKAVRSFFHSGRILKSFNHTQICLIPKVPDASDMTQSAPNTSQSILELLETYEGFSGQKVNLNKSAIFFSHNTPQNTRLAVAQTLNIEHIGAQDKYLGLPSIVQKSKKATFGAIKDKVQKRIMDWKRSILSLGGRHTLLRAVGEAIPIYTLSCFKLPDTLLTEIHSMLSQFWWGQKGAERSMVWIKWDTMTRPKKDGGLGIKDLRAQNLALLGKQCWRLMKYPNSTISRMLKAKYFRYTDFLHVEIGSVPSWGWRSVLEGRKVIEKGLLWKIGSGTNVRIFHDPWLPPPVPLNVPQNALTIPPNMQVYYIFKTCLRKSPISKDVNLSALACYTHGFSGTDITEISSRTLDLVKTVSTGSESGVGRGGKAERA; translated from the exons ATGAGAACTATAGTTTGGAATTGTCGGGATTTGGAGAGATCCCTGACAATTCACACCTTAAAAGGGATCTGTAAATCTCACTCCCCCGAGATTGTGTTTATAAGTGAAACAAAGAACCAATCTCGACAGGTGGAAGCAAAATTTCGGGTATGCGGCTACGAAAACTGGCATATTGTTAACCCGGCAGGAGTGGCAGGAGGACTTGTGCTAGCTTGGAAGGACAGCATCAGTGTTCAAATTATTAGCAGTGGAGAATTCTTTGTGGCAGCCGAAATTAAGGAAGTCGGAAGCAGTGAGGTATGGGCGTTCATTGGTGTCCATTTGAGTTGTTCAGAACAAATTCGATCCTTACAGTTTGAGGAGCTTATAACAATGAGCCAACACATGGAAGAAAAAGTGGTAATAGCAGGCGATTTTAATGCTATAACAAGCCAAGCGGAAAAGGAGGGTGGAGGCCAAAAATCAGCAACCACCATTGCAACATTCACTAATTTTATTGACAGTAACGAATTGGTGGATATTGGAATGGTGGGGCACCCTTTCACGTGGACAAATCGAAGACAAGGAGAGGATTTGGTGAAGGAGAGGCTTGACCACTATTTAGTTGGGATGGAATGGAAGATGAAGTTTCCGAATGCAGTGGTACACAGGCTCACAGAGTCAGGCTCGGATCATGCTCCAATTTTGATGGAAACCGAACCTCAATCCTGGCATAGTAAAAGGCGGTTTAAATACCAGGAACGTTGGTGTGGAGAAGAGGATGTCAAGAGAATTGTCAGTGAA AAAACTCACAAAGCAAACTCCCGGAAAGAAATTGAGGATCTTCAAGCTAAACTAGAGGAGTTGCGGGTGGCTGGAATCAATGGGGGAGAGGAGGTTACCAGTTTGGAAGAGAAGTTGGAGCTg GATGCGAAGGAACAGAATTTGGAGATTAGTGGGAGGGACAATGAGATTGCATCGAAACCGGAGGATATTGCAAAGGTAGCTGAGGAATACTTTTGcgatatttttacttcttcttgTTCGGCTGATCCGAATCCATACTTAGAGGATTTGGAGTCTAAGGTTACAGCTTCCATGAACCGTAGGCTCCAAAGGCCAGTAACTATGGACGAGGTCAAAAGAGCTACATTTAGTGTTCATGCTCAGGGTGCTCCTGGTGATGACGGGTTTACAGCtaagttttttcactttttctgggaTATAGTTGGAGGTGACGTTTTTAAGGCAGTGAGAAGTTTCTTTCACAGTGGCAGAATTTTAAAAAGCTTCAATCATactcaaatttgtttgattccaaaggTGCCAGATGCCAGTGACATGACTCAG AGCGCACCTAATACAAGCCAAAGCATTCTAGAATTGCTAGAGACCTATGAGGGTTTTAGTGGGCAAAAAGTCAATTTGAATAAGTCGGCTATCTTTTTTAGTCACAACACTCCTCAGAACACAAGACTAGCAGTTGCTCAGACACTAAATATTGAACATATCGGAGCACAAGACAAATACCTGGGACTGccctctatagttcaaaaatcaaagaaagcaacATTTGGAGCTATCAAGGATAAAGTTCAGAAGAGGATTATGGATTGGAAAAGAAGTATATTGTCATTAGGTGGCAGGCACACGCTGTTGAGAGCGGTGGGGGAGgcgattcctatttatacactctcttgttTCAAGCTCCCGGACACGCTGTTGACTGAGATTCATAGCATGCTCTCGCAATTTTGGTGGGGTCAAAAAGGCGCAGAACGAAGCATGGTTTGGATTAAATGGGACACAATGACGAGACCAAAGAAAGATGGAGGGCTGGGAATCAAGGATCTAAGGGCGCAAAATTTGGCTTTATTGGGCAAGCAATGTTGGCGTCTAATGAAATACCCTAATTCTACTatatcaagaatgctcaaagctaaaTATTTCAGATATACAGATTTCCTACATGTAGAGATAGGAAGCGTACCGTCGTGGGGTTGGAGAAGTGTTCTTGAAGGGCGCAAGGTGATCGAGAAAGGCTTGTTATGGAAAATAGGCTCTGGCACTAATGTTCGCATCTTCCATGACCCCTGGCTCCCACCACCAGTGCCCCTTAATGTCCCTCAAAATGCACTCACAATCCCGCCAAATATGCAAGTGTATTAC ATCTTCAAGACGTGCTTGAGGAAGTCACCAATCTCGAAGGACGTCAATCTTTCGGCTCTTGCTTGTTATACACATGGATTTAGCGGTACAGACATTACTGAGATATCATCACGAACTCTCGATCTGGTAAAGACAGTTTCGACTGGAAGTGAAAGCGGAGTGGGTCGCGGTGGAAAGGCGGAGAGAGCCTga
- the LOC112755768 gene encoding uncharacterized protein → MDTAKKNTSATLKSRIQNGDVVYGMSLLTFSPTVAEIAALADFDFVLIDMEHGHGGLPEALPCLHALAAAKTPAVVRVPDSSSSFWARKAIDLGAQGIVFPMIQDPQSAAKAVSFCRSPVSPAARASRFGLDGHCQKDLLIICQVESPEAVECAEEIAAVEGVDMIMVGPLDLSAGIGCLRNPKDERVMEMVDRVEKKVLGAARKEGGGPFLGRFGTALDSPEAFRDRGYRLVRVNLDVTLFRNACIQDVINFKSTKLC, encoded by the exons ATGGACACCGCCAAAAAAAACACCTCAGCGACTCTCAAGTCCCGAATCCAAAACGGCGACGTCGTCTACGGCATGTCCCTCCTCACCTTCTCCCCAACCGTCGCAGAGATAGCCGCACTCGCCGACTTTGACTTCGTCCTCATCGACATGGAGCACGGCCACGGCGGCCTCCCAGAAGCCCTCCCCTGCCTCCACGCACTCGCCGCCGCCAAAACCCCAGCCGTCGTCCGCGTCCCCGACAGCAGCTCCTCTTTCTGGGCCCGCAAGGCCATCGACCTCGGTGCCCAGGGAATTGTGTTCCCTATGATCCAAGACCCCCAATCTGCCGCAAAAGCGGTGTCGTTTTGCCGTTCTCCTGTGAGCCCCGCCGCGAGGGCATCCCGCTTTGGACTCGACGGCCACTGTCAGAAGGACCTGCTCATCATATGCCAG GTGGAGTCTCCGGAGGCAGTGGAGTGTGCGGAAGAGATTGCGGCGGTGGAGGGTGTTGACATGATAATGGTTGGACCGCTGGACCTTAGCGCGGGCATAGGGTGCCTAAGGAACCCAAAGGATGAGAGGGTGATGGAGATGGTGGATCGCGTGGAGAAGAAGGTGTTGGGTGCAGCAAGGAAAGAAGGTGGTGGTCCCTTTTTAGGGAGGTTTGGAACTGCCCTGGATTCACCTGAAGCGTTTAGGGACCGTGGCTATCGCTTGGTTCGGGTGAATTTGGATGTCACTTTGTTCAGGAATGCTTGTATTCAAGATGTCATCAACTTCAAGTCTACAAAGCTATGTTGA
- the LOC140173772 gene encoding uncharacterized protein yields MLAKQGWRIATKLDSLVSKLYKGRYFRYSTFLKAETGHNSSWAWRSLLEGRKVLEKGLLWKIGRGNSVRILEDPWIKNSLPIATVQNQIPNTQLEWVNQLINNNRQWDEHTITTNFDPDIATRILQTEIEEGEDRLTWAREASGTYSVATGYKIAYHFFHPPMEQLPKVCRDKKMWKALWSLRCAPKIKVFIWNACHDGLAVRGRLNKRFHNIPNVCPRCEEAEESVNHCLIQCHLANQTWQLPPVNHLIQALETQMFWKWWSHVVHQSNHTTQGTKNVVLAAVLC; encoded by the coding sequence ATGCTAGCCAAACAAGGATGGAGAATAGCCACTAAACTCGATTCACTAGTTAGTAAGCTTTACAAAGGAAGATATTTCAGGTATTCTACTTTCTTGAAAGCTGAGACAGGTCACAATTCATCCTGGGCTTGGAGGAGCCTACTTGAAGGGAGGAAGGTTTTGGAGAAAGGTCTGCTATGGAAAATTGGTCGGGGGAACTCAGTGCGAATTCTTGAAGACCCTTGGATCAAAAACTCATTACCTATTGCTACTGTGCAAAATCAGATCCCTAATACTCAACTAGAATGGGTCAATCAACTCATTAACAACAACAGGCAATGGGATGAACACACAATAACAACAAACTTTGATCCAGATATTGCAACTAGAATATTACAGACAGAAATCGAAGAAGGAGAGGATAGATTAACCTGGGCCAGAGAAGCATCTGGGACATACTCAGTAGCCACGGGTTACAAAATTGCGTACCACTTTTTTCACCCACCCATGGAGCAATTACCGAAAGTGTGCAGAGATAAAAAGATGTGGAAAGCCCTCTGGAGCTTGCGATGCGCCCCAAAAATAAAAGTGTTCATTTGGAATGCTTGCCATGATGGACTTGCTGTGAGAGGAAGACTGAATAAAAGATTCCACAACATCCCAAATGTCTGCCCTAGGTGTGAAGAAGCGGAAGAATCAGTCAACCACTGCTTAATCCAGTGCCACCTTGCAAACCAAACATGGCAGCTTCCACCGGTTAACCACTTGATCCAAGCATTGGAAACTCAGATGTTCTGGAAGTGGTGGTCACATGTGGTACACCAGTCGAATCATACGACACAGGGAACGAAGAATGTAGTACTTGCGGCAGTTTTGTGCTGA